The Hordeum vulgare subsp. vulgare chromosome 7H, MorexV3_pseudomolecules_assembly, whole genome shotgun sequence DNA window TTCTTCCTCTtcgaaacagtagcaaaattgaAATACGAACATCACGGTCACTGGGAGAGCGATAATCCTGACCGTCAAAGCTAATTTAAAACACGTACAGCTCACTCCTTTAGGAGGTTGATGAATCTCTTGAAATTCTCATAGGACGAGCCGCCCTCACCGAGGCTCCTGCGAGCCGCGTCCCTGAGCACCCGTGCCCTCTCCGCAATCCCATGGTCACCCATGACTTGTCCCAGCTTGGTGCTCACCTCCTCCCTGGTCACCACCCCGTCATCCCCAGGCGACACGGCCAGGCCGGTCATCCAGATGTCGCAGATGTAGATCCGGTTGGTGTACTGGTCGACCTTCAGCCTGGACCAGCACAGGAAGGGCACGCCGTTCCTCACCCCTTCCATCGTCGAGTTCCATCCGCAGTGGGACACGAAGCACGCCACGGCGCGGTGCGCCAGGACCTTGCAGCACGAACACCACGATCGATCACGAAATGGAAATTACTACGTACAATGGAATCAATCAATGGTCAAGACGACGCCGACTGCGCATACCTGCTGCTGGGAGCACCAGCTGACGACCATGCCCTTGCCGGCGATGCGGCCTTCGAACTCGTCGAACCACGCCTTGCCGATCCCGGCGCCGGACGTGAAGTCCGGACGCACCACCCACAGGAAGGGCCGGCCGGTGAGCTCCAGCCCCTCGGCGAGCTTGCGGAACTGCCGGGGCTCGAAGACGGTGGAGGTGCCGAACGCCACGTACACGACGGAGCCGTCGGGATGCGCGTCGAGCCAGCCGAGGCATCTCgtgtcctccggcaggaactgccCCACGGGCTTTCCTGGGTCAGCGAGCAGCGGGCCGATGGGCACTACGTCAGGGAACAGCCCGAACGCCGTGGCCTCCGCTTCGAGGAACGAGTTGCACACCACGACGTCGGCGAGGCTGGCCGCCTCGGTGTTCCGGCGCACCAGCTGGAACGCTACGTGCTGCACCTCGGGCCCGCCGTCGACGCTCCACAGCATGTGCGACGTGTAGACCGGCGGCATCTCGGGGGCCAGCTCGACCGCCTCTCGTCGTTTCGGGAAGCCTGCATTTATATATTCAGACGTCACACATGATCCTCTGATCTGACGTGCTGCcccataaaaagaaaaaaaatggcgATCTTAATCTGTGTGACATACTACAATGGATACTTAGACCACAAATCGTGAATCCCAGCCTTGATTTCGTATTTCGCTTGAGCGTTGAGAAAAATTCAGGAGATTCTCGTACCTTTGTCGTCGAAGAAGCCGTCCTCTATGAGCTGTGGGATCCGGGACAACGTCCCAAGGCATGCCGCGGACGCCGGGAAGAAGGAGGCGACCCTGACGCCGAGCTTCTTGGCGACCTCGAAGCACAAGGACCCCAGGTTGGCGTCGGCGACGAACCACGTCACCTTCTTCTCCCTGATGAGCTCCTCCACGTAGCCCGGCATGCAGCGGGAGAGCGCGTCCAGGACCTTGCCGAGGTCCCTGCGGTCGTCGACGTCGGCCAGGCCGTCCGGCATGGAGACCAGGTGGATCCCGTCCACCGTGGTGTCTCGCCGTCGCAGGGCGCCGAGGACGAGCGCGTGGGTCGGCTCGGTGCAGACGAAGGTGACCTCGAGGCCGTGCTTGACGAGGCGGTGCGACAGCTCCATGAGCGGGGTCACGTGGCCCTGCGCCGCGAGCGGCAGCACCATGACGTGAGGCGCCGCCGTGGCCATGCCGAAGCTGAGACTGCGAGATCGGCCGATCTAGTTCTGGATAAGTGTGGTAGCTACTAGCGTGAAACTGTCACTAAGTCACTTCGCGGTAGGCTCTAGTGTACAGCGGATCGAGGCGCAACGTCCAAATGTTTCGTCTGGTATGCCCGAAACCTGTACAAATTCGTTTGAACTGCCACCAGGCCTCATGCAACTACTAGTAGGAAACGATTTGAACCATCTTTGATTGAAACCATGCATATATACAGTACTGAAAAGCAAACAGCCGtataataaagaaaaaaaaagataattttCGTCCCTTAGCTTTTTATTACGGAGTCTAGATTAGGTTCATCAACTTTAAAATCCGATAACTTACACCGCCAACTACTAAAATTGGACAACATTCCTCGCTGGTGTCGATTTTGATCCGTTTTCATGCTGATCACCCCGGTTTTGACCGGTGTTGACTCGAATTCGTGTAAGATATTCAAATCCATCAACTTTTCTGAAATTCACACATCCTTTCAAATCTGCGTACTTTATTCAAGTTCATGGATAAAATTTAAAATTCACATACTTTTTTTAAATCCGCATAGTCGAGTTCGTGTAATTTTATCAAATCTTGGTACTTTTttcaaatccatgaactttttttTGAAATTCATGCTCTTGCTTCAAATCCACATACATTTTACAAGTTCCCATCTTTCTTCAAATTCGTCTACATTTTCCAATACAGGTTGTTTCGAAATTCACATACTTGTTTCAAATCCGCATACTTTCTTGAAGTTCACTTATTTTAAATTgcatattttttttgaaattcatgTACTTGTTTTAAGTTCGCATAATGTTTTCAAATCTGCATATTTTTCCAAATTTGCGTAcgttttttttcaaaagtggcATGCTTTTTTCAAGTTCGAGTAAACTTTTCAAATTCAGGGGTACTTGAATTTTAAAAAGATAAATGAATCTGAAAAAAACTACGTGAACTATAGGAAATTATGCAGATTCGAAAAAAGCAGGTGAATTTAAAAAACCACGAATTTGAGAATACTATCCGAATTTGAAAACACTATGCGAAGTTGAAAAAAATACGTGAATTTGAGTCTGGACGGTCAAAACCAAGGCGAGACAGCTCCAAAACCGGTCAAAACCACGACCACAGATGAATCTTGTCCGGTTTTAATAGTTAAGAATACAAGTTGACCGATTTCAAAACTAAGGGACCAAATTTAGACTGTGCCAAGAATTAAGGGAGAAAAATATACTTTTCTCTACAataaattaaacaaaaactattgtCTGCTAAAAGGTACCTAGCCAACGTAAGCAATGACATATGCATATAGTTTGTCATGTGGGGTGTTTTTTATCAGAAGATGCATATGTATGTATTCAGGTCCCGAAGAGTTTTGCTACATGTACCATGCGTCCTCGTTCGGGCTTCTTTAATGCTAAGTCTCTAATCGGACACCGCATTTATACATAAGTTAAGAGACTTGCCTGCAAACATTCATTCATAAGTCAAGAGACTGGTCCGCATTCATCCCTCGTCGTGTGGTTCGGTCTACATAAATTTTCAGAATAGAAGAAGATTAAAGCGCATATGACATTTACTGTTTGGTTAATTAGAAGTATTAGTTGAGTACATGTATAATAAAAACGCTAGGTGTGCACGTAGGATGAAAAGGCTCCATGCACGAGGACTCTTTAATGATTTTGTGAGTTACTGGTACTATCTTTTCAAATAATTAGGTGCAGTGGGTTATTATAtgagtttttgcaaagaaaattgAAGTCAATCATGATTCACCTTAGTTCGAGAGATCGTTCATGCGCGTCTTTTAAACTGTGATGTAGGAACTAGTAGCCTACAACTTAAAGTTATCCGCATACATACATCATCATTTTCTTTAAGTCTGCACACTCAAAATAATCACATATTTAGTTTCAGTATAGCAAAAAGTATATACATTTTAAAATACAGAaataattataatttaacaaagtaTTCAAATTGTAGTAGTTCAAATTGAATTTCAGTAGCATATATATGTACTAGTTGCCCCTTTCAACGACCAGAGATACTCAATCAAATCTTCATTCAGTTGCTTATGAGTTGCTCGATGCCAAATTTGTTGAGTATTTGAATATACTTGGTGTCGTCCGTAGGTTGCAGTTGAGCAAAGTAGTCGTACATCAACGCCAAATGGCCACGCACCCTGTTACGGTGGAGTACTCGATGACCTTTGATCGATCCCTTAAAATTAAGAACAAGCTCTTCCGCATCCTCCGCGTCTATAAGGATCGTCTGCATCATCACCATCTTATCCGTCTAGTCCTCCAATCCATCGGACTCAACATAGTGGTCGTATATGTACTTCATATCCAAATCCGTTGATTCAAGAAAGAAAGGACAAAAAATTTAACACGTACATTTCACTGAATACTTGTCGAATATGGTGAGTACGGTAGGGGCGAATGGTACCTATGTGGCAGACGAAGGAAAGGTGCGGAACAACGGCGGAGAGCTAGCGGGTGGAGCCTGTGTGTAGCGTTAGATCACTGAGTTTTCTCCGTGCCCGACAAAATCAAGAGCGTCGAGAAAAGATTTTTTAATCATCCGGCTAATATAAATAGGTAaaagcaatatatatatatatatgttatcATCTAAATTGAGTAGTCTGTAGAACATAGACCATGAAACTTTTGTTGGACTCCTCATGCATTGCGACGGGTGTCACTCGACTGAATGAGGCTGGTTATACGGGAAGACGCgatgaagaaaaagatttttatcCATACTACTAATTTAATAAATTGCACTAAAACAATGCATATGTGGGTATATTTCAAAAATTCACCCAGTTTTATTAGTAGGGTACCTTTTAGTTCTAAAAAATTGTTAAAGTTTTCAAAATATGTTGGTCTTttctaattcaaatttaaaaaaatagtTGTGTTttcgaaaaatatttgcaaattcGGAAAATAATTTTCACTATGTTACCTCATAGTTTTAGAAATTGTTTGTGTTTAAATAAGTAATCAGGTTTCAAAAAATTAAAAAACGaatgttttcttattttttcgaAAAAATATTTGAGTTTAATTTTTTTGTTCACAACTTTGCAATATATACACGTTCTAAAATATATTGACTTTTTTCAAGACAAATGTGGCGTGGCTGCTCCCTTAATTTAAGGCTGCTGCTAGGAATCAGTCTAGGAAATCATCCAACCAACTAGCCGTTCGATTTGGCATCTATGACCGCAGCTACACATCCCGTACtcaagtcttctttgatctcccaTCCACACTGTGTCTCCTCTGTTGGCCCAGATCCCTCCGACTCGTCGAGTATCTTCCGACAAGACCGATGTCATTGACCGAAGCTGACTTCCAACCACGCAACTAGCCGATGCTTTTGGCCAGAACAGTACGTCTCTGAAGCTAGCTAgaccaagcaagcaagcacacaggtTGATGGATTTCCACGTACACTACCACATGCACATACTTGTCAATCCAGCCGGCGTATTGCTCGATCGATGCCACAACTTGTCGAGAGACCCAGGCACGCGAGACGCCGAATTGGATGGCTACAGGACCGTATCGGCCCTGCTATTGCTTTGTATTGATTTCTTGGTGTATACAACGTTGAGGTAcacgcatatatatatatatatatacatacgatGTACTAGTAGCTGTCCGACTTGGTGTACTACATGTCTACAGCTAATACTACTGCAGTTGGAGTACTATTCGGACTAGTAGGATCGTGTTTAACACTAATACCCTCTACAGCGGAAACAACGATGATGCAGAGAACGGATGCACCCGCCATCGAACCTGTACACGCAACCTCGCTGCATCGAAGCCGTCGGCGACCACTTCTTCGCAGCTCCAAGAGCCACCGACGACCGCTCCATCGTAGCATCGTGCGCTGCTCCATGGCAGCACCGAGCGCAGGAAAAAGCTTCAAGGCAGCAAAGAAGACACCTCGGCGACCTTGGCAGTGCTCCATTGCAGCCCCGGCAATCCTGGCGGCGCACCAATGGAGCACCGATTTGCAGCCCTACCAGCGCTTCATTGCAGCTCGACGATGTTCCATTGTAGCAtccatgatcccgacggcactcattTGCAGGTCCATCACAACATCAACGACCAGAGCGGTGCTCCATTGCAGCTTCATAACCACATAAACGGCCATGCGGTGCTCCATGGCAGCTCCCATCACAGCATCGACCACCCCAGCAAGCAGCGCTCCATTGTAACTCTGTCGCAACACCGCCCGACCAATCATGCTTGCCGCAGCGCGCGCCCCGGCGGCAAACCCATTGCAACACACCACCGGCCATGCTCCATCACAACAA harbors:
- the LOC123410764 gene encoding UDP-glycosyltransferase 83A1-like → MATAAPHVMVLPLAAQGHVTPLMELSHRLVKHGLEVTFVCTEPTHALVLGALRRRDTTVDGIHLVSMPDGLADVDDRRDLGKVLDALSRCMPGYVEELIREKKVTWFVADANLGSLCFEVAKKLGVRVASFFPASAACLGTLSRIPQLIEDGFFDDKGFPKRREAVELAPEMPPVYTSHMLWSVDGGPEVQHVAFQLVRRNTEAASLADVVVCNSFLEAEATAFGLFPDVVPIGPLLADPGKPVGQFLPEDTRCLGWLDAHPDGSVVYVAFGTSTVFEPRQFRKLAEGLELTGRPFLWVVRPDFTSGAGIGKAWFDEFEGRIAGKGMVVSWCSQQQVLAHRAVACFVSHCGWNSTMEGVRNGVPFLCWSRLKVDQYTNRIYICDIWMTGLAVSPGDDGVVTREEVSTKLGQVMGDHGIAERARVLRDAARRSLGEGGSSYENFKRFINLLKE